A stretch of the Mycobacteroides immunogenum genome encodes the following:
- a CDS encoding amidase, with the protein MTDLAFRSARELAIAVATKEVSSVELLDHYLARVDGLDAQVNAIVARDDDRARDAAREADRKVSQGEPLGRLHGVPVTIKDSLEVAGMRTTGGSTRWGHHVSTSDADAVARLKDAGAIVFGKSNLSTDARDWQTYNEIYGTTNNPWNPTRAPGGSSGGSAAALAAGLTGLELGGDTAGSIRVPAYFCGIYGLRPSYGIVPRHGSVSGHAPGSLAEFDMAVLGPLGRHADDLDLGIEVLAGPDRDNVPAWRLSLPGSRAQNLRDFRVAAWLDDAFCPVDRELLTIMEQMVEAVRSEGATVTECKGPVGLEETMALYRPLLMAQSGLIEPESAYSALVELAGAEGTAGGFASDITVRFRDWHALDERRHQSRCRWAEFFRDVDVLICPVSPTAAFAHDQRPDPGWSVRTLRIDGVSRPYGDMLTWVAPSALNHLPAAVAPIGTTREGLPVGIQVIAPYLHDRTAVKFVQCLAEVIGGYRRPPGF; encoded by the coding sequence GTGACCGACCTGGCTTTTCGATCTGCCCGCGAGCTCGCGATAGCCGTCGCGACCAAAGAGGTATCGAGTGTCGAGCTTCTCGACCACTACCTGGCCCGGGTGGATGGCCTTGACGCACAAGTAAATGCCATCGTCGCCCGTGACGACGATCGAGCACGAGACGCGGCGAGGGAAGCCGATCGCAAAGTGTCACAGGGCGAGCCGCTGGGCCGACTCCACGGGGTTCCCGTGACCATCAAGGACAGTCTCGAGGTCGCGGGGATGCGCACCACCGGTGGCTCCACCCGCTGGGGGCACCATGTTTCGACCAGCGACGCCGATGCCGTCGCACGGCTCAAGGACGCCGGGGCCATCGTGTTCGGCAAGTCCAACCTGTCGACCGACGCACGAGACTGGCAGACGTACAACGAGATCTACGGAACCACCAACAACCCGTGGAATCCCACGCGCGCCCCCGGCGGATCATCTGGTGGATCCGCGGCGGCGCTGGCCGCGGGGCTGACCGGGCTGGAACTCGGCGGCGACACCGCGGGCTCGATCCGGGTACCGGCCTATTTCTGCGGGATCTACGGGCTGCGGCCCTCGTACGGAATAGTCCCCCGCCACGGGAGCGTCTCGGGGCACGCCCCCGGCTCCCTGGCGGAATTCGACATGGCGGTGCTCGGCCCTCTCGGCAGGCACGCCGACGATCTTGATCTCGGCATCGAGGTACTCGCCGGTCCCGACCGTGACAATGTGCCGGCCTGGCGCTTGAGCCTGCCCGGATCGCGGGCGCAGAACCTGCGGGACTTTCGGGTGGCCGCGTGGCTCGACGACGCGTTCTGCCCGGTCGATCGTGAGCTGCTCACCATCATGGAGCAGATGGTCGAGGCCGTCAGGTCCGAGGGCGCGACCGTCACCGAGTGCAAAGGTCCTGTGGGGCTTGAGGAAACGATGGCGCTGTACCGGCCACTTTTGATGGCGCAAAGCGGGTTGATCGAGCCGGAGTCCGCGTACTCCGCGCTTGTCGAGCTCGCCGGGGCAGAAGGAACAGCAGGCGGATTCGCCTCGGATATCACGGTCCGATTCCGTGACTGGCACGCGCTGGATGAGCGTCGGCATCAATCGCGCTGCCGCTGGGCAGAATTCTTCCGTGATGTCGACGTACTCATCTGTCCGGTGAGCCCCACCGCCGCCTTCGCTCACGACCAGCGGCCCGACCCTGGCTGGTCGGTGCGCACCCTGCGAATCGACGGAGTGAGCCGCCCCTATGGCGACATGCTCACCTGGGTGGCGCCGTCGGCCCTGAACCACCTACCCGCGGCGGTCGCACCCATTGGGACGACACGAGAGGGGCTTCCGGTGGGTATTCAGGTGATAGCGCCCTACCTGCATGACCGCACCGCGGTGAAATTTGTGCAGTGCCTGGCCGAAGTGATCGGCGGGTATCGCCGGCCACCCGGGTTTTGA
- a CDS encoding DUF3298 domain-containing protein yields MAGTALVGAPLAAASAQSFCGDLGGNFDGLYCHTVITSPRKADRDIKVAIPGDLVDNGTTGPTIRDYLRNLYNNWKAKGADMIQDSYGEENFQVFHHGNAMSVVFHEDYHANGPQTNNAYRTFTWDMSTGKRLQLVDILKPGLGLDAITPLAEPYLLEGFDRAAWAHNPGTYPFVPERWTPDKVYSGGYKAWALTPDELVIYMPDYPVAHDYPIDYTPGAQVWSMDGGTVEAHIPIGAVAPILRPGYGG; encoded by the coding sequence ATGGCGGGCACCGCGCTCGTCGGCGCACCGTTGGCGGCGGCGTCGGCGCAGTCGTTCTGCGGTGATCTGGGCGGCAATTTCGACGGGTTGTACTGCCACACCGTAATCACCTCGCCCCGCAAGGCCGATCGCGATATCAAGGTGGCCATCCCCGGAGATCTGGTCGACAACGGAACAACCGGGCCGACCATCCGCGACTACCTGCGCAACCTGTACAACAATTGGAAAGCCAAGGGCGCTGACATGATTCAGGACAGCTATGGCGAAGAGAATTTCCAGGTGTTCCACCACGGCAACGCCATGTCGGTGGTCTTCCACGAGGACTATCACGCCAACGGCCCGCAGACCAACAACGCGTACCGCACCTTCACCTGGGACATGTCCACCGGTAAGCGGTTGCAGCTGGTGGACATCCTGAAGCCCGGCCTGGGGCTGGATGCCATCACCCCGCTGGCCGAGCCTTACCTGTTGGAAGGCTTCGACCGTGCGGCCTGGGCGCACAACCCGGGCACCTACCCCTTCGTCCCGGAGCGCTGGACTCCCGACAAGGTGTACTCGGGTGGGTACAAGGCGTGGGCGCTCACGCCGGACGAACTGGTCATCTACATGCCGGATTACCCTGTGGCGCATGACTATCCGATCGATTACACCCCCGGCGCGCAGGTGTGGTCGATGGACGGCGGCACCGTCGAGGCGCATATCCCGATCGGCGCAGTCGCCCCGATTCTGCGCCCCGGATACGGCGGCTAG
- a CDS encoding tetratricopeptide repeat protein → MVTMTKEDVDSTNDADTDTADDKETVDSAAEADSEVAEDTDSTEDDADSSADSDSETASLDDDGDAAKGSSWVRYAAFGAIAAILIGALVFSGIFGWKVWQQHQIDAAGEQALAVAIPYTETLTSIDSNDIDESFRKILNGATGDLKKDFTPASVQLRQLLLDNKAASHGKVVNSAIQYKSTDKVVLLMMVDQTITNTQRPDPRIDKSRMKITMEKIDGRWLASKLEYL, encoded by the coding sequence GTGGTCACCATGACCAAAGAAGACGTCGACTCCACAAACGACGCCGACACGGACACCGCCGACGACAAAGAGACCGTCGACTCTGCTGCCGAGGCTGATTCGGAGGTTGCCGAAGACACCGATTCGACCGAGGATGACGCGGACTCAAGCGCTGATTCCGATTCGGAGACTGCCAGTCTCGATGACGACGGGGATGCGGCCAAGGGATCGTCCTGGGTTCGCTACGCCGCCTTCGGCGCCATCGCGGCGATCCTGATCGGTGCGCTCGTGTTCTCCGGCATCTTCGGCTGGAAGGTCTGGCAGCAGCATCAGATCGACGCCGCGGGCGAGCAGGCGCTGGCGGTTGCCATCCCGTACACCGAGACCCTGACCAGCATCGACAGCAACGACATCGATGAAAGCTTCCGCAAGATCCTCAACGGGGCGACCGGCGACCTCAAGAAGGACTTCACCCCGGCCAGCGTGCAGCTGCGCCAATTGCTGCTCGACAACAAGGCCGCCTCGCACGGCAAGGTGGTGAACTCGGCCATTCAGTACAAGTCCACGGACAAGGTGGTCCTGCTGATGATGGTCGATCAGACGATCACCAACACTCAACGGCCCGATCCGCGGATCGACAAGAGCCGGATGAAGATCACCATGGAAAAGATCGATGGCCGTTGGCTAGCGAGCAAGCTGGAATACCTGTAA
- a CDS encoding MlaD family protein, which translates to MINAIANGLVGSVRAAHRKKMLLSGIALATVLLVAIGYLTVGALRVSPFSGTYRVKVQLPESGGLLPNQDVALRGVKIGTVESLDITQQGVDAVAEIQSKYKIPVSAKVRVTGLSPAGEQYINFEGVSDQGPFLKDGAVISQGAQVPVTLAKLLADADGLLAQVDPKKLELIKKELSLSKEGPRKLTEIIDGGTFLLSTLDSVLPETTSILKTSRVVLTLASDKNSGIKATANELGRTLRGVDKMQNGYRTLVEQTPKTLHSVDNLFDDNSDTMVTLLGSLATASKLLYLRVPALNALFPNYRGSVFDALMSIMHEGGIWATADLYPRYVCDYPTPRLPGSAADYPEPFLYANYCADEDPAVLIRGAKNAPRPAGDDTAGPPMGADMGKKADPTPKGRFQVPTPYGGPTLPIEPPH; encoded by the coding sequence GTGATCAACGCCATCGCCAACGGCCTCGTCGGCTCCGTTCGGGCCGCGCACCGCAAGAAAATGCTGCTCTCCGGCATCGCGCTGGCAACCGTGTTGTTGGTCGCGATCGGCTATCTGACGGTCGGCGCCTTGCGCGTCAGCCCCTTCTCCGGCACCTACCGCGTCAAAGTGCAGCTCCCGGAATCGGGCGGTCTGCTACCCAATCAGGATGTCGCGCTGCGTGGCGTCAAGATCGGCACCGTGGAGTCGCTGGACATCACCCAGCAGGGCGTGGACGCGGTCGCGGAGATCCAGTCGAAGTACAAGATCCCGGTCTCGGCGAAGGTGCGCGTCACCGGACTCTCCCCCGCCGGTGAGCAGTACATCAACTTCGAGGGTGTCTCGGATCAAGGTCCGTTCCTCAAGGACGGCGCCGTCATCTCCCAGGGCGCGCAGGTTCCCGTCACGCTCGCCAAGCTGCTCGCCGATGCCGACGGGCTGCTGGCGCAGGTCGATCCCAAGAAGCTTGAGCTCATCAAGAAGGAACTGAGCCTGAGCAAGGAGGGTCCGCGCAAGCTCACCGAGATCATCGACGGTGGCACCTTCCTGCTCAGCACCCTCGACTCGGTGCTGCCCGAGACCACCAGCATCCTCAAGACCAGCCGCGTGGTGCTGACCCTGGCCTCCGACAAGAACTCCGGCATCAAGGCCACCGCGAACGAACTCGGCCGCACACTGCGCGGCGTGGACAAGATGCAGAACGGCTACCGCACGCTCGTCGAGCAGACACCGAAGACACTGCACTCGGTGGACAACCTGTTCGACGACAACTCGGACACCATGGTGACGCTGCTGGGGAGTCTGGCGACCGCCTCCAAGCTGCTTTATCTGCGCGTCCCCGCCCTCAACGCGCTGTTCCCCAACTATCGGGGTTCGGTCTTCGACGCCTTGATGAGCATCATGCACGAGGGCGGCATCTGGGCCACCGCCGATCTCTATCCCCGCTATGTCTGCGACTACCCGACGCCGAGACTCCCCGGCTCGGCAGCCGACTACCCCGAGCCGTTCCTGTACGCCAACTACTGCGCGGACGAGGACCCGGCCGTGCTGATCCGCGGCGCCAAGAACGCGCCCCGACCAGCAGGGGACGACACCGCCGGACCACCCATGGGAGCCGATATGGGCAAGAAGGCAGATCCGACACCGAAGGGTCGGTTCCAGGTGCCCACGCCCTATGGTGGACCGACACTGCCGATCGAACCCCCACATTGA
- a CDS encoding MlaD family protein gives MATRKRLAALSVAALVSGTALSGCATNGLGDLPLPAPGVGSGGYHLTALFSNILNLPNNAKVKLAGADVGQVDNMRVSNYTAITTLRILDGVRLPKGSTAELRSATPLGDVFVSIRPPAGAASDAPALKDGDTIGLDSTTAAATVESVLSSAALVSNGGAVRNLTNVINGFGKATGDQGQAFGDLIKDSNRLLGTLNTRSTQISDALTQTSQLADQLDTKNQALTDIVKEADPATEALAANTAQLSQLVLQIGATTQQLQKFPSIAGTDTSGRSLIKDANTIAKAWNDVAQDPTVDINALNRQFTSLIKITPSDTISVRVSIDRLILGSIPDAGFKGDVGTHGPKRYNWAQLVGSFKYTLWRLQERVVGKGVYGEDVPMRPSPTEPGVIERVPGPPPGAAPPAPGQAVPASGPAAGAVPAQTSTTPAPAPVPGPAPAPEVMGQ, from the coding sequence ATGGCTACACGTAAGCGGCTGGCCGCGCTGAGCGTGGCGGCACTGGTCTCCGGCACCGCGCTTTCCGGATGTGCCACCAACGGCCTGGGTGACCTGCCACTGCCCGCTCCGGGCGTTGGCAGCGGCGGCTACCACCTGACGGCGCTGTTCTCGAACATCCTGAACCTCCCGAACAACGCCAAGGTCAAACTGGCCGGCGCCGACGTGGGCCAGGTCGACAACATGCGGGTGAGCAACTACACCGCCATCACCACCCTGCGCATTCTGGACGGGGTGCGCCTGCCCAAGGGCAGTACCGCGGAGCTACGTTCCGCGACACCGCTCGGCGACGTCTTCGTCTCGATTCGCCCCCCGGCCGGCGCGGCATCGGATGCACCCGCACTCAAGGACGGCGACACCATCGGCCTGGATTCGACGACCGCGGCGGCAACGGTGGAGTCCGTGCTCAGCTCGGCCGCGCTGGTCTCCAACGGTGGCGCGGTACGCAACCTGACCAACGTCATCAACGGTTTCGGTAAAGCGACGGGCGATCAGGGCCAGGCCTTTGGTGATCTGATCAAGGACTCCAATCGGCTACTGGGAACGCTCAATACACGCTCGACACAGATCTCGGATGCTCTCACGCAGACCTCGCAGCTGGCCGATCAGCTCGATACCAAGAACCAGGCGCTGACGGACATCGTGAAAGAAGCGGACCCGGCCACCGAGGCGCTCGCCGCCAACACCGCCCAACTCTCGCAGCTGGTTCTCCAGATCGGCGCCACCACCCAGCAGTTGCAGAAGTTCCCATCGATCGCGGGCACCGATACCAGCGGCCGCAGCCTCATCAAGGATGCGAACACCATCGCCAAGGCGTGGAACGACGTGGCGCAAGATCCAACCGTCGATATCAATGCGCTCAACCGGCAATTCACCTCGCTCATCAAGATCACACCAAGTGACACGATCTCTGTGAGGGTGAGTATTGATCGACTGATTCTCGGGTCGATACCGGACGCGGGGTTCAAGGGAGACGTCGGTACCCATGGGCCCAAGCGCTACAACTGGGCTCAACTGGTTGGTTCGTTCAAATACACGCTGTGGCGCCTGCAGGAACGCGTCGTCGGCAAGGGCGTGTACGGCGAGGACGTTCCGATGCGACCGAGCCCGACCGAGCCGGGTGTCATCGAGCGCGTTCCCGGTCCGCCGCCTGGCGCCGCACCGCCGGCCCCCGGGCAGGCGGTGCCCGCGTCGGGTCCCGCCGCGGGTGCGGTTCCCGCACAAACATCGACGACCCCCGCACCGGCACCTGTACCAGGGCCCGCCCCGGCACCGGAGGTGATGGGCCAGTGA
- a CDS encoding MlaE family ABC transporter permease — translation MTTHDERRATTDGVAAIQNWTTGYVKRHPLESLKTVGEQFMLGVRTIQWFFVDLFTGNFQWQEFVRQGAFQAGTAVVPVILVTLPIGVTLSIQFALLAGQVGATSLAGAASGIAIIRQAASLVAALLMSAAVGSAITADLGSRTMREETDAMEVMGVSVIRRLVVPRFDKLSVSLKGDGNGQGPVSDIINAAAGVAYGNGDKIKSGLDELSKALRLSSEGGVTTREQMTSIIKNVSSLFDAAAANDGKLREFSTTIHQLSNIIDDEALGTGTTGRRLNELVKQAGDVLDANRDHIKQSVLNGNTALKTVVDNQRELAETLDVAPLAVENLYNTVDQDNGSFRARFLTDKLLFESQTGKEICNLMGLRQLGCSTGTLQDYGPDFGLTYVLDGLAAMGQK, via the coding sequence ATGACTACACACGACGAGCGCCGCGCCACCACTGATGGCGTCGCGGCGATCCAGAACTGGACCACCGGGTATGTCAAGCGACACCCGCTGGAGTCCCTCAAAACCGTCGGCGAGCAGTTCATGCTCGGTGTCCGCACCATCCAATGGTTCTTCGTCGATCTGTTCACCGGAAACTTCCAGTGGCAGGAGTTCGTACGGCAGGGCGCTTTCCAGGCCGGTACCGCCGTCGTCCCCGTCATCCTGGTGACCCTGCCCATCGGTGTCACACTCTCCATCCAATTCGCACTGCTCGCGGGCCAGGTCGGTGCGACCTCACTGGCCGGCGCGGCCAGCGGCATCGCGATCATCCGGCAGGCCGCCTCGCTGGTGGCCGCTCTGCTCATGTCCGCCGCGGTGGGTTCGGCCATCACCGCCGACCTCGGCTCGCGCACCATGCGTGAAGAGACCGATGCCATGGAGGTGATGGGTGTCTCGGTGATCCGGCGGCTCGTCGTCCCCCGCTTCGACAAATTGTCGGTATCGCTCAAGGGCGACGGCAACGGTCAGGGACCGGTCAGTGACATCATCAACGCCGCCGCCGGTGTCGCCTATGGGAACGGCGACAAGATCAAGTCGGGGCTCGATGAGCTGTCCAAGGCGCTACGTCTCAGCTCGGAAGGCGGCGTGACCACGCGCGAGCAGATGACATCCATCATCAAGAACGTCAGTTCGCTGTTCGACGCCGCAGCCGCCAACGACGGCAAGCTGCGCGAGTTCTCCACCACCATCCACCAACTCAGCAACATCATCGACGATGAGGCACTCGGGACGGGCACCACTGGCCGCAGGCTCAACGAGTTGGTCAAGCAGGCCGGTGACGTGCTGGATGCCAACCGAGACCACATCAAGCAGTCAGTACTCAATGGCAACACCGCACTCAAGACGGTGGTGGACAACCAGCGCGAGCTCGCGGAGACTCTCGACGTCGCGCCGCTGGCCGTGGAGAACCTCTACAACACCGTCGACCAGGACAACGGCTCGTTTCGCGCCCGATTCCTCACCGACAAGCTGCTGTTCGAGAGCCAGACCGGCAAGGAGATCTGCAATCTGATGGGCCTGCGCCAACTGGGCTGCAGCACAGGCACATTGCAGGACTACGGCCCCGACTTCGGCCTGACTTACGTGCTTGACGGGCTCGCGGCGATGGGGCAAAAGTGA